In Natrinema amylolyticum, the following are encoded in one genomic region:
- a CDS encoding ATP synthase subunit B: MKEYQTITEISGPLVFAEVDEPVGYDEIVEIETEDGRTLRGQVLESSEGIVSIQVFEGTGGIDRNASVRFLGETMKMPVTEDLLGRVLDGSGNPIDGGPEIVPDERQDIVGKAINPYSREYPEEFIQTGVSAIDGMNTLVRGQKLPIFSGSGLPHNELALQIARQATVPEEDESGEDSEFAVIFGAMGITAEEANEFMDDFERTGALERSVVFMNLADDPAVERQVTPRLALTTAEYLAFEKDYHVLVILTDMTNYCEALREIGAAREEVPGRRGYPGYMYTDLAQLYERAGRIEGKEGSVTQIPILTMPGDDDTHPIPDLTGYITEGQIMMDRDLNSQGIEPPVNVLPSLSRLMDDGIGEGLTRGDHGDVSDQMYAAYAEGEDLRDLVNIVGREALSERDNKFLDFADRFEAEFVQQGYDTNRSIDDTLELGWDLLSDLPKTELNRIDEELIEEHYREDETAEAVQAD; this comes from the coding sequence ATGAAAGAGTACCAGACAATCACGGAAATCAGCGGTCCGCTGGTGTTCGCCGAGGTCGACGAACCGGTCGGCTACGACGAGATCGTCGAGATCGAGACCGAGGACGGGCGAACGCTGCGCGGCCAGGTGCTGGAATCGAGCGAAGGGATCGTCTCGATCCAGGTGTTCGAAGGCACGGGCGGGATCGACCGCAACGCCTCCGTTCGCTTCCTGGGCGAGACGATGAAGATGCCCGTCACCGAGGATCTGCTCGGACGGGTGCTCGACGGCTCCGGGAACCCGATCGACGGCGGTCCGGAGATCGTCCCCGACGAACGGCAAGACATCGTCGGGAAAGCGATCAACCCCTACTCCCGGGAGTACCCCGAGGAGTTCATCCAGACCGGCGTCTCCGCCATCGACGGCATGAACACGCTGGTCCGGGGCCAGAAGCTCCCGATCTTCTCCGGTTCGGGACTGCCCCACAACGAACTCGCGCTCCAGATCGCGCGACAGGCGACGGTGCCAGAGGAAGACGAATCGGGCGAGGACTCGGAGTTCGCCGTCATCTTCGGTGCGATGGGAATCACCGCCGAAGAGGCCAACGAGTTCATGGACGACTTCGAGCGCACCGGCGCGCTCGAGCGCTCGGTCGTCTTCATGAACCTCGCGGACGACCCCGCAGTCGAGCGGCAGGTCACGCCGCGACTCGCGCTCACCACGGCCGAGTACCTGGCCTTCGAGAAGGACTACCACGTGCTGGTCATCCTGACGGACATGACCAACTACTGTGAGGCGCTGCGAGAGATCGGTGCCGCACGTGAAGAGGTCCCGGGCCGACGTGGCTACCCCGGATACATGTACACCGACCTGGCGCAGCTCTACGAGCGCGCGGGTCGAATCGAGGGCAAGGAGGGGTCGGTCACGCAGATCCCGATCCTGACGATGCCCGGCGACGACGACACGCACCCGATTCCGGACCTGACCGGCTACATTACCGAGGGCCAGATCATGATGGATCGGGACCTCAACAGTCAGGGGATCGAGCCGCCGGTCAACGTCCTGCCCAGCCTCTCCCGGCTGATGGACGACGGGATCGGCGAGGGCCTGACCCGCGGCGACCACGGCGACGTCTCCGACCAGATGTACGCCGCGTACGCAGAGGGTGAGGACCTGCGCGACCTCGTGAACATTGTCGGTCGTGAAGCGCTCTCCGAGCGTGACAATAAGTTCCTCGACTTCGCCGACCGCTTCGAAGCGGAGTTCGTCCAGCAGGGGTACGACACCAACCGCTCGATCGACGACACGCTCGAGCTCGGCTGGGACCTGCTCTCGGATCTGCCGAAGACGGAGCTCAACCGCATCGACGAGGAGCTCATCGAGGAGCACTACCGCGAGGACGAGACGGCCGAAGCCGTGCAGGCCGACTGA
- a CDS encoding ATP synthase subunit A, with translation MSQAEDIESVDEDGVIESVSGPVVTATDLDARMNDVVYVGDEGLMGEVIEIEGNLTTIQVYEETSGVGPGEPVQNTGEPLSVDLGPGMMDSIYDGVQRPLDVLEDKMGTAFLDRGVDAPGIDLEKKWEFSPEVETGDTVEPGDIVGIVEETVTIDHKVMVPPDYEGGEVTTIGDGEFTVEETVVELDNGEEIQMHQEWPVREARPAGDKETPTEPLVTGQRVQDGLFPLAKGGTAAIPGPFGSGKTVTQQQLAKWSDADIVVYIGCGERGNEMTEVIEDFPELPDPQTGNPLMARTCLIANTSNMPVAARESCIYTGITIAEYYRDMGYDVALMADSTSRWAEAMREISSRLEEMPGEEGYPAYLAAALSEFYERAGKFQLMNGGEGSISVVGAVSPPGGDFSEPVTQNTLRIVKTFWALDADLAERRHFPSINWNESYSLYKDQLDPWWESNVAGDWAETRQWAVDVLDEEDELQEIVQLVGKDALPEDQQLTMEVARYIREAWLQQNALHDVDTYCEPEKTYRMLEAIKTFNDEAFEALEAGVPVEEIQDVDAAPRLNRMGTAEEWDEFIDEIESDLADQLRALY, from the coding sequence ATGAGCCAGGCAGAAGACATCGAATCCGTCGACGAAGACGGTGTAATCGAAAGCGTGAGCGGTCCCGTCGTGACCGCCACGGACCTCGACGCCCGGATGAACGACGTCGTCTACGTCGGCGACGAAGGACTGATGGGCGAGGTCATCGAGATCGAAGGGAACCTGACCACCATTCAGGTGTACGAGGAAACCTCCGGCGTCGGCCCGGGCGAGCCCGTCCAGAACACGGGCGAGCCCCTGAGCGTCGACCTCGGACCGGGCATGATGGACTCCATCTACGACGGCGTCCAGCGCCCCCTCGACGTCCTCGAGGACAAGATGGGGACCGCGTTCCTCGACCGCGGGGTCGACGCCCCTGGGATCGACCTCGAGAAAAAGTGGGAGTTCTCCCCCGAGGTCGAAACGGGCGATACCGTCGAACCCGGCGACATCGTCGGGATCGTCGAGGAGACCGTCACCATCGACCACAAGGTCATGGTACCCCCGGACTACGAGGGTGGCGAAGTCACCACCATCGGGGACGGCGAGTTCACGGTCGAGGAGACCGTCGTCGAACTCGACAACGGCGAAGAGATCCAGATGCACCAAGAGTGGCCGGTCCGCGAAGCCCGGCCCGCCGGTGACAAGGAGACGCCGACCGAGCCGCTGGTGACGGGCCAGCGCGTCCAGGACGGCCTCTTCCCGCTCGCGAAGGGCGGGACGGCGGCGATTCCCGGTCCGTTCGGCTCCGGGAAGACCGTCACCCAGCAGCAACTCGCCAAGTGGTCCGACGCGGACATCGTCGTCTACATCGGCTGCGGCGAGCGCGGTAACGAGATGACCGAGGTCATCGAGGACTTCCCGGAACTGCCGGACCCACAGACCGGGAACCCGCTGATGGCCCGGACCTGCCTCATCGCAAACACGTCGAACATGCCCGTCGCGGCCCGCGAATCCTGTATCTACACGGGAATCACGATCGCGGAGTACTACCGCGACATGGGCTACGACGTCGCGCTGATGGCCGACTCCACCTCGCGGTGGGCAGAGGCCATGCGGGAGATCTCGAGCCGACTCGAGGAGATGCCCGGCGAGGAGGGATACCCCGCATATCTGGCGGCTGCGCTCTCGGAGTTCTACGAGCGCGCCGGCAAGTTCCAGCTGATGAACGGCGGCGAAGGGTCGATTTCGGTCGTCGGGGCGGTTTCCCCGCCGGGCGGCGACTTCTCCGAGCCGGTCACCCAGAACACGCTGCGTATCGTCAAGACGTTCTGGGCGCTGGACGCCGACCTCGCGGAACGTCGGCACTTCCCCTCGATCAACTGGAACGAGTCCTACTCGCTGTACAAGGACCAGCTCGACCCGTGGTGGGAGAGCAACGTCGCCGGCGACTGGGCGGAGACCCGCCAGTGGGCGGTCGACGTGTTAGACGAGGAGGACGAACTCCAGGAGATCGTTCAGCTCGTCGGGAAGGACGCGCTGCCGGAGGACCAGCAGCTCACCATGGAGGTCGCACGCTACATCCGTGAGGCTTGGCTCCAGCAGAACGCGCTCCACGACGTCGACACCTACTGCGAACCCGAGAAGACCTACCGGATGCTCGAGGCCATCAAGACGTTCAACGACGAGGCCTTCGAGGCGCTGGAGGCCGGCGTCCCGGTCGAGGAGATTCAGGACGTCGACGCCGCCCCGCGACTCAACCGGATGGGCACGGCCGAGGAGTGGGACGAGTTCATCGACGAGATCGAGAGCGACCTCGCAGACCAACTGCGCGCACTGTACTAA
- a CDS encoding V-type ATP synthase subunit F → MSQEIAVVGSPEFTTGFRLAGVRRFENVPDDEKDERLDDAATAALEDEGVGIVVMHDDDLEHLSRNVRQEVETSVEPVVVTIGSGTGGGGLRDQIKRAIGIDLMDEDEDS, encoded by the coding sequence ATGAGCCAGGAAATCGCAGTCGTCGGCAGTCCGGAGTTCACCACCGGCTTCCGTCTCGCGGGCGTCCGTCGGTTCGAGAACGTCCCGGACGACGAGAAAGACGAACGGCTGGACGACGCTGCAACGGCAGCCCTCGAGGACGAGGGCGTCGGAATCGTCGTCATGCACGACGACGACCTCGAGCACCTGTCGCGAAACGTCCGCCAGGAAGTCGAGACGAGCGTCGAGCCGGTCGTCGTCACGATCGGGAGCGGAACCGGTGGCGGCGGACTGCGCGACCAGATCAAACGCGCGATCGGGATCGACCTGATGGACGAGGACGAAGACAGCTAA
- a CDS encoding V-type ATP synthase subunit C codes for MSAGASNPEYVNARVRSRRASLFSDEDYRKLIRMGPSEIARFMEETEYEREINELGTRFSGVDLIEYALNRNLAKHFDDLLDWSQGRLYDLIARYLRKFDVWNLKTIIRGIYTDTDPEDIQTDLIRAGELEDRTIDRLLEADEIEDAIEVLYGTSYYEPLTVAYEEFEETGALVPLENALDREFYENLLADLGRPQEGPEAKYVEFLEAEIDFRNARNALRLARSGADLDPATYYIDGGVLFDASDLNRLVGDYDALVDHIADSRRYGDRLSSALGRLRDADSLIQFEHALDAALLEYADTLSSIYPASVSAVLSYILAKEREVENIRAIARGREVGLDENEIEEELVIL; via the coding sequence ATGAGCGCAGGTGCCTCGAATCCGGAATACGTGAACGCTCGCGTTCGGTCGCGCCGAGCCTCGCTGTTCTCGGACGAAGACTACCGCAAGCTGATCCGGATGGGGCCGAGCGAGATCGCGCGGTTCATGGAAGAGACGGAGTACGAACGCGAGATCAACGAGCTCGGAACGCGGTTCTCTGGCGTCGACTTGATCGAGTACGCCCTGAACCGCAACCTCGCGAAGCACTTCGACGATCTGTTAGACTGGTCGCAGGGGCGGCTCTACGACCTAATCGCCCGCTACCTGCGGAAGTTCGACGTCTGGAACCTGAAGACGATCATCCGCGGGATCTACACCGACACCGATCCCGAAGACATCCAGACCGACCTCATCCGCGCCGGCGAACTCGAGGATCGGACGATCGACCGGCTGCTCGAGGCCGACGAGATCGAGGACGCGATCGAAGTGCTGTACGGGACGAGCTACTACGAGCCACTGACGGTCGCCTACGAGGAGTTCGAGGAGACCGGTGCGCTCGTTCCGCTCGAAAACGCGCTCGACCGAGAGTTCTACGAGAACCTGCTCGCGGACCTCGGCCGGCCCCAGGAGGGACCGGAAGCGAAGTACGTCGAGTTTCTCGAGGCCGAGATCGACTTCCGGAACGCCCGGAACGCGCTGCGACTCGCACGCAGTGGTGCCGACCTCGATCCCGCGACCTACTACATCGACGGCGGCGTCCTGTTCGACGCGTCGGATCTCAACCGGCTCGTCGGCGACTACGACGCGCTCGTCGACCACATCGCCGACAGCAGACGCTACGGCGACCGACTCTCGAGTGCACTGGGTCGGCTGCGCGATGCTGACAGCCTTATCCAGTTCGAGCACGCACTAGACGCTGCGTTGCTCGAGTACGCGGACACGCTCTCGAGCATCTATCCGGCCTCGGTCTCGGCCGTGTTGTCGTACATCCTCGCGAAGGAACGCGAGGTCGAGAACATCCGCGCTATCGCGCGCGGTCGCGAGGTCGGACTCGACGAAAACGAGATCGAAGAGGAGCTGGTGATCCTATGA
- a CDS encoding V-type ATP synthase subunit E → MSLDTVVEDIREEAHARAEDIRSEGETRAEEIESAAEADAEEILADAEAEVEREIDQLREQRLSSAKLEAKQQRLEARRDVLGEVREAVEDELASLEGDTREDLTRDLLEAASDEFDEGNDVSVYGRSDDRELLESILDDYDGYEYAGEFDCLGGVVVESEQSRVRVNNTFDSVLEDVWEDNLQQISNRLFEQ, encoded by the coding sequence ATGAGTTTGGACACAGTCGTAGAAGACATTCGAGAAGAAGCCCACGCGCGTGCGGAGGACATCCGCTCTGAGGGCGAGACGCGCGCCGAGGAGATCGAATCGGCAGCCGAGGCCGACGCCGAGGAGATCCTCGCCGACGCGGAGGCCGAGGTCGAGCGCGAAATCGACCAGCTCCGCGAACAGCGCCTCTCCAGTGCGAAACTGGAGGCGAAACAACAGCGACTGGAGGCCCGCCGCGACGTGCTCGGGGAGGTCCGCGAGGCAGTCGAGGACGAACTCGCATCCCTCGAGGGCGACACCCGCGAAGACCTCACTCGCGACCTGCTCGAAGCCGCGAGCGACGAGTTCGACGAAGGCAACGACGTCTCCGTCTACGGTCGGAGCGACGACCGGGAGCTGCTCGAGTCGATCCTCGACGACTACGACGGCTACGAGTACGCGGGCGAGTTCGACTGCCTCGGCGGCGTCGTCGTCGAGAGCGAGCAGTCCCGCGTCCGAGTCAACAACACGTTCGACTCGGTGCTCGAGGACGTATGGGAGGACAACCTTCAGCAGATCAGCAACCGACTCTTCGAGCAATGA
- a CDS encoding V-type ATP synthase subunit I, with product MLRPERMSKVSVTGSRGVMPTVIETVHELSLVHLSDYDGSWEGFDNGNPMEGADDASEKLVTVRALESTLELSADEAEPGRLEDDWEARLEEIRTRVNELDDRHSEVNNELREINEKIDRVAPFAALGIDLDLLSGYETVDVLVGEGPLDDVEAAVAASDDIRAFETFTGGDVVAIVAAPTEDADEAPIDDALVGVEFTRYEVPDTEQSPEEYVSDLENRKRELETQLDEIDTELDEIKREEASFLLRVEEELTIEVQQAEAPLQFATTEHAFVAEGWIPTAEYDRLVATLEDAVGDSVEVEELERADYDRHGAHSHTEEVQKGTPAGADEEDEGAAEADEQQQKAVTDGGSTVTMDDEPPVVQNNPSIAKPFELLVQAVNRPKYSELDPTIFLFLTFPLFFGFMIGDVGYGIMYVAIGAYMATQFDSKGVTSLGGVAIWAGLFTILFGIVYGEIFGLHVLGEVLWHDMLHVELLPLNKGLEPAAADFALGWMVVSVLAGILHLNIGYILDFYENLSHGVKDALFHSGSWLLMLNGIWIWIFSQQGYDPQNPEESSKPSFLFDTFSSEGPFPIGFSGFPEWGLFTIPGIDILITAPLLVFLIGLVMLIVSEPVEAVEALDVVVNVFSYTRMGAVLLAKAGMAFVVNLLFFGGYEDPDGAFHFLRNHEPSYVAEHYGEGAEVIFGGLMHSGTAALIGGLVILVLGHIVVLVLGVTSAGLQAVRLEYVEFFNKFYEGGGENYEPFGTDRNHSEN from the coding sequence ATGCTCAGACCTGAGCGAATGAGCAAGGTCTCGGTGACCGGTTCGCGGGGCGTCATGCCCACGGTCATCGAGACGGTTCACGAGCTGAGTCTGGTGCATCTGTCGGACTACGACGGCTCCTGGGAGGGGTTCGACAACGGCAACCCCATGGAGGGTGCCGACGACGCCTCCGAGAAGCTGGTCACCGTCCGCGCCCTCGAGAGCACCCTGGAGCTGTCGGCCGACGAGGCCGAGCCGGGGCGGCTCGAGGACGACTGGGAAGCGCGGCTCGAGGAGATCCGAACGCGGGTCAACGAACTCGATGACCGGCACAGTGAGGTCAACAACGAACTGCGGGAAATCAACGAAAAGATCGACCGCGTCGCTCCGTTCGCGGCGCTCGGTATCGACCTCGACCTGCTGTCGGGGTACGAGACGGTCGACGTCCTCGTCGGTGAGGGTCCCCTCGACGACGTCGAGGCGGCCGTCGCCGCGTCCGACGACATTCGGGCGTTCGAGACGTTCACCGGCGGCGACGTCGTAGCTATCGTGGCCGCGCCGACCGAGGACGCCGACGAAGCGCCGATCGACGACGCACTGGTCGGCGTCGAGTTTACCCGCTACGAGGTGCCCGACACCGAGCAGAGTCCCGAGGAGTACGTTTCCGATCTCGAGAACCGGAAACGGGAACTCGAGACTCAGCTCGACGAGATCGACACCGAACTCGACGAGATCAAACGGGAGGAAGCGAGTTTCCTCCTGCGAGTCGAAGAAGAGCTGACGATCGAGGTCCAGCAGGCGGAAGCGCCGCTGCAGTTCGCGACGACGGAACACGCCTTCGTCGCGGAGGGCTGGATCCCGACCGCCGAGTACGACCGGCTCGTCGCCACCCTGGAAGACGCCGTCGGCGACAGCGTCGAGGTCGAAGAGCTCGAGCGGGCGGACTACGACCGGCACGGCGCACACTCCCATACGGAAGAGGTCCAGAAGGGAACGCCCGCCGGAGCAGACGAAGAAGACGAAGGCGCTGCCGAGGCGGACGAGCAGCAACAGAAGGCGGTCACGGACGGTGGCTCGACCGTGACGATGGACGACGAGCCGCCAGTGGTCCAGAACAACCCGTCCATCGCCAAACCGTTCGAGCTGCTGGTGCAGGCGGTCAACCGACCGAAGTACAGCGAACTGGATCCGACGATCTTCCTGTTCCTGACGTTCCCGCTGTTCTTTGGATTCATGATCGGTGACGTCGGTTACGGGATCATGTACGTGGCCATCGGGGCCTACATGGCGACGCAGTTCGACAGCAAGGGCGTCACCAGTCTCGGCGGCGTCGCCATCTGGGCGGGCCTGTTCACGATCCTCTTCGGGATCGTGTACGGCGAAATCTTCGGCCTGCACGTGCTCGGAGAAGTGCTCTGGCACGACATGCTGCACGTCGAGCTACTGCCACTCAATAAGGGCCTCGAGCCGGCGGCCGCCGACTTCGCCCTCGGCTGGATGGTCGTCAGCGTGCTGGCCGGGATTCTCCACCTCAACATCGGGTACATCCTGGACTTCTACGAGAATCTCAGCCACGGCGTCAAGGACGCCCTCTTCCACAGCGGCTCGTGGCTCCTGATGCTCAACGGCATCTGGATCTGGATCTTCTCGCAGCAGGGATACGATCCCCAGAATCCCGAGGAGAGCAGCAAACCGTCGTTCCTGTTCGATACGTTCTCGAGCGAGGGACCGTTCCCGATCGGATTCTCCGGGTTCCCGGAGTGGGGACTCTTTACGATTCCAGGGATCGACATCCTGATCACGGCACCGCTGCTCGTCTTCCTGATCGGGCTCGTCATGCTGATCGTCAGCGAGCCCGTCGAAGCAGTTGAAGCGCTCGACGTCGTCGTCAACGTCTTCTCGTACACCCGGATGGGCGCAGTGTTGCTCGCGAAGGCCGGCATGGCCTTCGTGGTCAACCTGCTGTTCTTCGGCGGATACGAGGATCCCGACGGCGCGTTCCACTTCCTTCGAAATCACGAACCGAGCTACGTCGCCGAACACTACGGCGAGGGTGCCGAAGTTATCTTCGGCGGCCTCATGCATTCGGGGACCGCAGCTCTTATCGGTGGACTTGTTATTCTCGTACTCGGACACATCGTCGTGTTAGTGCTTGGCGTGACAAGCGCCGGCTTACAGGCTGTGCGCCTCGAGTACGTCGAATTCTTTAACAAGTTTTATGAAGGCGGTGGGGAGAACTACGAACCGTTCGGAACCGATCGAAATCACAGCGAGAATTAG
- the ahaH gene encoding ATP synthase archaeal subunit H has product MPRPEVLERIKSAEDEADEIVALAENDRDERIAEARERAEEIRTEAEQEAQELKERRLEEAREEIDAECERVLEEGEQEREELAERARRRVDDVTDQVVELFQEDVHAQT; this is encoded by the coding sequence ATGCCGAGGCCAGAGGTTCTCGAACGAATTAAGTCGGCGGAAGACGAGGCCGACGAGATCGTCGCATTGGCAGAGAACGACCGCGACGAGCGAATAGCCGAGGCCCGGGAACGTGCCGAGGAGATTCGCACGGAAGCGGAACAGGAGGCGCAGGAGTTGAAGGAGCGCCGTCTGGAGGAAGCTCGCGAGGAGATCGATGCGGAATGCGAGCGGGTCCTCGAAGAAGGCGAACAGGAGCGCGAGGAACTCGCCGAGCGCGCCCGGAGGCGGGTCGACGACGTGACCGACCAGGTCGTCGAACTGTTCCAGGAGGACGTCCATGCTCAGACCTGA
- a CDS encoding methyltransferase domain-containing protein: MGLLENKARARLFYKYLSRVYDQVNPFIWTEEMRTEALSLLDIEDDMTVLDVGCGTGFATEGLLEHVDEVYALDQSEHQLEQAYEKLGKRAPPVHFHRGDAERLPFATDTFDIVWSSGSIEYWPDPILALREFRRVLKPGGQVLVVGPNYPDNVVSQLLADSIMLFYDEYEADQMFKTAGFEDVKHAFMGPSYDPEVAITTIGRAPE; encoded by the coding sequence ATGGGACTTCTCGAGAACAAGGCCCGCGCCCGACTGTTCTACAAGTACCTCTCGCGGGTCTACGATCAGGTGAACCCCTTCATCTGGACCGAGGAGATGCGCACCGAGGCCCTCTCCCTGCTCGATATCGAGGACGACATGACGGTCCTCGACGTCGGCTGCGGGACCGGCTTCGCGACCGAGGGCCTGCTCGAGCACGTCGACGAGGTGTACGCCCTCGATCAGAGCGAACACCAGCTCGAACAGGCCTACGAAAAGCTCGGGAAACGGGCGCCACCGGTCCACTTCCACCGCGGCGACGCCGAACGCCTCCCGTTCGCGACGGACACGTTCGACATCGTCTGGTCGTCGGGCTCGATCGAGTACTGGCCCGATCCGATCCTCGCGCTCCGGGAGTTCCGCCGCGTTCTCAAACCCGGCGGGCAGGTGCTCGTCGTCGGCCCGAACTATCCCGACAACGTCGTCAGTCAGCTGCTGGCCGACTCCATCATGCTCTTTTACGACGAGTACGAGGCCGATCAGATGTTCAAGACCGCCGGCTTCGAAGACGTCAAACACGCGTTTATGGGACCGTCTTACGACCCCGAGGTCGCCATCACGACGATCGGACGCGCGCCCGAATAA
- a CDS encoding type IV pilin, which translates to MNGTRDRRDTRTAVSRDERAVSPIIGVVLLLALTVALAAVVAVGAGALSLESPGPTATFALSADGDRSAIEIEHVAGDRIDVESLSVTIAVNGRELSEQPPVPFVGASGFDGTPDGPFNSRADSDWSTGERAGLSVADTNAPTLAAGDSVTVTLAVDGRRIGELETTAT; encoded by the coding sequence GTGAACGGAACTCGGGACCGTCGCGACACGCGGACGGCAGTGTCGAGGGACGAACGCGCCGTCAGTCCGATCATCGGCGTCGTCCTGTTGCTAGCGCTCACCGTCGCGCTCGCGGCGGTCGTCGCCGTCGGTGCCGGCGCGTTGTCGCTCGAGTCGCCCGGACCGACGGCGACCTTCGCGCTCTCGGCCGACGGCGATCGCTCGGCGATCGAGATCGAGCACGTCGCCGGTGATCGCATCGACGTCGAGTCGCTGTCGGTGACGATCGCGGTAAACGGGCGGGAACTGAGCGAACAGCCACCGGTTCCGTTCGTCGGTGCGAGCGGGTTCGATGGTACGCCGGACGGCCCGTTCAATTCGAGAGCTGATTCGGACTGGTCAACGGGAGAACGGGCCGGCCTCTCGGTCGCCGACACCAACGCACCGACGCTCGCGGCCGGTGATTCGGTCACCGTGACGCTCGCCGTCGACGGACGACGGATCGGAGAACTCGAGACGACGGCGACCTGA
- a CDS encoding DUF7096 domain-containing protein, which yields MNNATPVLLALLLVLSLPAITIVAAGPADGSNSVAETVRLQESPSQTAPTPVDNSTNRLQLSGEVRSEYTEYGSDLGMALTSADDRLRVDHDKYTIVDSEFDSATDEERAAMIQAGYERLSQRITELEQRERNATRAHAAGERSSTAFLQALLRNHNEAAMLSRDLEDLEDRADQVPGYSLSGSETRADKKTLDYHRTSIRATLSRLSERPTGNVHRDVVVSTSQTGYSVAVMDGSQYVVETSRFDNRDETAPDRFESGEAYDHISELYPWASQFGPSFQDNSPGYYWAEVGHDHGRLEFYFDSGTGDVYREVQELSVSSLPTEESETWISNELEITTAETAASGPVKVTVTDAGTGEPVQATVTVNGVEVGQTDEDGTRWIARPLGDGRITAETESGSVEARMSDRS from the coding sequence ATGAACAACGCGACCCCTGTCCTCCTCGCGTTGCTTCTCGTCCTCTCCCTGCCCGCGATAACGATCGTCGCGGCGGGGCCTGCCGACGGGAGTAACAGCGTCGCCGAGACGGTTCGTCTGCAAGAGTCCCCCTCGCAAACGGCGCCGACGCCGGTCGACAACTCGACCAACAGGCTCCAACTCAGCGGCGAGGTCAGAAGCGAGTACACCGAGTACGGATCGGACCTCGGAATGGCGCTGACGAGCGCGGACGACCGACTCCGAGTCGACCACGACAAGTATACCATCGTCGACAGTGAGTTCGACAGTGCGACGGACGAGGAACGTGCAGCGATGATTCAGGCGGGCTACGAGCGACTCAGCCAACGGATAACCGAACTCGAGCAACGCGAACGGAACGCGACGAGAGCACACGCGGCCGGCGAGCGTTCGTCGACGGCATTCCTTCAGGCGCTGTTACGAAACCACAACGAGGCGGCGATGCTGTCGCGTGACCTCGAGGACCTGGAGGATCGAGCGGATCAGGTGCCGGGATATTCGCTGTCGGGAAGCGAGACGCGTGCCGATAAAAAGACGCTCGACTACCACCGAACGTCGATCCGAGCGACTCTCAGCCGACTGTCCGAACGGCCGACCGGCAACGTTCATCGCGATGTCGTCGTCTCGACCTCACAGACCGGCTATAGCGTCGCAGTGATGGACGGCAGTCAGTACGTCGTCGAAACGAGCCGGTTCGATAACCGCGACGAAACGGCACCGGATCGGTTCGAGAGCGGCGAGGCGTACGATCACATCTCCGAACTCTACCCGTGGGCGAGCCAGTTCGGCCCGTCATTCCAGGATAACAGTCCCGGCTACTACTGGGCGGAAGTGGGGCACGATCACGGCCGCCTCGAGTTCTACTTCGACAGCGGAACGGGAGACGTCTACCGCGAGGTTCAGGAACTATCCGTCTCGTCGCTTCCCACCGAGGAGAGCGAGACTTGGATCAGCAACGAACTCGAGATAACGACCGCTGAGACGGCCGCGAGCGGGCCGGTGAAAGTAACGGTGACCGACGCGGGGACCGGCGAGCCGGTCCAGGCGACCGTCACGGTCAACGGCGTCGAGGTCGGACAGACCGATGAGGACGGGACCCGCTGGATCGCTCGGCCGCTCGGCGACGGAAGGATTACGGCGGAAACGGAGTCCGGAAGCGTCGAGGCGAGGATGTCGGACCGCTCCTGA